One genomic segment of Streptomyces sp. TLI_146 includes these proteins:
- a CDS encoding PP2C family protein-serine/threonine phosphatase — protein MADEGASGLLPVAPRPLWQRALPVVVLAGITAAQLGTPNGVELGYFLAAVPPLAAFAYGPIGTVVLATVTFVGVLLPHTRDWYPHPGDILTLAVVVVFSIVVAWVRQRRDHQLVTVRTVAEAAQLAVLPPLPDAVGPVRCAGLYQAAQRGTLVGGDFYDVREGPHGVRAVIADVQGHGLAAVGTVAALLGAFREAVLDEPTLAAVAARLDRRLVVDARPDGHGELFATALLLEFPPHERVVRVVSCGHPRPFLLRGRTAAELAAEPAPPLGLGLAGLAPPGELRVELADGDRILAYTDGVTEARDGAGAFYPLGERLAALATPRDGLAALTEAVRDDLVRYAGRAKDDVALLALALAPANGHRAA, from the coding sequence ATGGCGGACGAGGGCGCGTCCGGGCTGCTGCCGGTCGCCCCCCGGCCGCTGTGGCAGCGGGCGCTCCCGGTGGTGGTCCTCGCCGGGATCACGGCCGCCCAGCTCGGCACCCCCAACGGGGTGGAGCTCGGCTACTTCCTGGCCGCCGTGCCGCCGCTGGCCGCCTTCGCGTACGGGCCGATCGGCACGGTCGTGCTGGCCACCGTCACTTTCGTCGGCGTGCTGCTGCCGCACACCCGCGACTGGTACCCGCACCCCGGCGACATCCTCACCCTCGCGGTCGTCGTGGTCTTCAGCATCGTCGTGGCCTGGGTGCGCCAGCGCCGCGACCACCAGCTGGTGACCGTCCGTACCGTCGCCGAGGCCGCCCAGCTCGCGGTGCTGCCGCCGCTGCCGGACGCGGTGGGGCCCGTGCGCTGCGCCGGGCTCTACCAGGCCGCCCAGCGCGGCACCCTGGTCGGCGGCGACTTCTACGACGTGCGCGAGGGCCCGCACGGCGTACGGGCGGTGATCGCGGACGTCCAGGGCCACGGCCTGGCGGCGGTCGGCACGGTGGCCGCGCTGCTCGGCGCCTTCCGCGAGGCGGTCCTGGACGAGCCCACGCTCGCCGCCGTCGCCGCCCGCCTGGACCGCCGCCTGGTGGTCGACGCGCGCCCGGACGGCCACGGCGAGCTGTTCGCGACCGCGCTGCTCCTGGAGTTCCCGCCGCACGAGAGGGTCGTACGGGTGGTGAGCTGCGGCCACCCCCGCCCGTTCCTGCTGCGCGGCCGCACCGCCGCCGAACTGGCCGCCGAGCCCGCACCACCCCTCGGCCTCGGCCTCGCGGGCCTGGCGCCGCCGGGGGAGCTGCGGGTGGAGCTCGCCGACGGGGACAGGATCCTCGCGTACACGGACGGGGTGACCGAGGCGCGCGACGGGGCGGGCGCCTTCTATCCGCTGGGGGAGCGACTGGCGGCGCTGGCGACCCCGCGCGACGGCCTCGCGGCGCTCACCGAGGCGGTACGCGACGACCTGGTCCGGTACGCGGGCCGGGCCAAGGACGACGTGGCGCTACTGGCGCTGGCGCTGGCCCCGGCGAACGGCCACCGGGCCGCTTAG
- a CDS encoding GNAT family N-acetyltransferase, translated as MPSPHIRPARHADDTALAELDREVWSPLHAVQPRPEPPYAPFFDPANPPSYYLVAGYLRLVRPTRLDCNSHVRQIQGLAVADRARGRGVARALLRAAVEESRRQGARRLTLRVLGHNTPARRLYESEGFAVEGVLPGEFLLDGEYVDDVLMGRSLTE; from the coding sequence ATGCCCTCGCCGCACATACGCCCCGCCCGCCACGCCGACGACACCGCGCTCGCCGAGCTCGACCGCGAGGTCTGGTCGCCGCTGCACGCCGTCCAGCCCCGGCCCGAGCCGCCGTACGCGCCGTTCTTCGACCCCGCCAACCCGCCCTCGTACTACCTGGTGGCCGGATATCTGCGCCTCGTCCGGCCCACCCGCCTCGACTGCAACAGCCACGTCCGCCAGATCCAGGGCCTCGCCGTCGCCGACCGCGCCCGGGGCCGGGGCGTCGCCCGGGCCCTGCTGCGCGCCGCCGTGGAGGAGTCCCGGCGCCAGGGGGCGCGCCGCCTCACCCTGCGCGTCCTGGGCCACAACACGCCCGCCCGCAGGCTCTACGAGTCGGAGGGCTTCGCCGTCGAGGGCGTCCTGCCCGGAGAGTTCCTGCTGGACGGGGAGTACGTGGACGACGTGCTCATGGGGCGCTCGCTCACCGAGTGA
- a CDS encoding TIGR01777 family oxidoreductase, producing MRIAITGSTGLIGTALAQSLRADGHDLVRLVRRPARAGDEVEWDPKRQYVDAGGLAGCEAVVHLAGAGVGDHRWTDAYKKEIRDSRVLGTAALAEALASLDVPPKVLLCGTAIGYYGDTGTRAVDEEAPPGEGFLAGVCVEWEEAAAPAAEAGIRTVFARTGLVVAREGGAWGRLFPLFRAGLGGRLGSGRQYWSFISQHDHTAALRHLLERPELSGPVNLTAPEPVTNREVTAAMARVLHRPALFPVPAPAIRLVLGEFAEDVLGSQRVLPRRLLDSGFRFAFPTVEGAVAAALKG from the coding sequence ATGCGGATCGCGATCACGGGCTCGACCGGGCTCATCGGCACGGCGCTCGCGCAGTCACTGCGGGCGGACGGGCACGACCTCGTCCGGCTGGTGCGGCGCCCGGCGCGGGCCGGCGACGAGGTCGAGTGGGACCCGAAGCGGCAGTATGTGGACGCGGGCGGGCTCGCCGGGTGCGAGGCCGTGGTCCATCTGGCCGGGGCCGGGGTCGGCGACCACCGGTGGACCGACGCGTACAAGAAGGAGATCCGCGACAGCCGGGTGCTCGGCACGGCCGCCCTCGCCGAGGCCCTGGCCTCGCTCGACGTGCCGCCGAAGGTGCTGCTGTGCGGCACGGCGATCGGCTATTACGGCGATACGGGAACGCGCGCGGTGGACGAGGAGGCGCCGCCTGGCGAAGGCTTCCTGGCGGGGGTCTGCGTGGAGTGGGAGGAGGCGGCGGCCCCGGCGGCCGAGGCGGGGATCCGTACGGTGTTCGCGCGCACCGGTCTGGTGGTGGCCCGTGAGGGCGGCGCCTGGGGCAGGCTCTTCCCCCTCTTCCGGGCGGGTCTCGGCGGGCGGCTGGGCAGCGGGCGCCAGTATTGGTCGTTCATCTCCCAGCACGACCACACCGCGGCGCTGCGGCACCTGCTGGAGCGCCCCGAGCTGTCCGGCCCGGTGAACCTGACGGCCCCGGAGCCGGTCACCAACCGCGAGGTGACGGCGGCGATGGCCCGCGTGCTGCACCGCCCGGCGCTGTTCCCGGTCCCGGCCCCGGCGATCCGGCTGGTGCTCGGCGAGTTCGCGGAAGACGTCCTGGGCAGCCAGCGGGTCCTCCCCCGCCGTCTGCTGGATTCGGGCTTCCGGTTCGCGTTCCCGACGGTGGAGGGGGCGGTTGCCGCGGCACTGAAGGGGTAG
- a CDS encoding NAD(P)/FAD-dependent oxidoreductase, translating to MLSTAHHADVVIVGAGLAGLSAAHQLTGAGVTVMVLEAAGEVGGRMCTEHLDGFRLDRIGQLLSTSYPELTRTPGLDGLALSAFAPGVLVHSAGRHYRAGVPRSTRGALAAARALASAPRGGPRGVPRSSARGGSRSAPTPLGGALDQARLGASLARLAATPVERLLARPELPIGAALQTRGLPARTLDGFVRPLLSALLCDPDLTTSSRCADLALRGFARGRLCVPSGGASVLPELLAAALPPGTVRTGVKVTSVATTSVTTADHGVIGCRSLLLATDARAAAELLPGLRVPPFHPVTVVHHTAPAPPLAEPALLLDADGGGPVAHTVVMSEVDPARAPRGRALVSSTVLGPPPPDLEASVLAHLARLYGTSTADWDLLAVRHTPEAVPAMPAPHDVRRPVRLLAGLYVCGDHRDTSTVQGALYSGRRAAGAILSDMGLRPAIQAPSTIRPAA from the coding sequence GTGCTCAGCACCGCACACCATGCGGACGTCGTCATCGTGGGGGCCGGGCTCGCCGGCCTGTCAGCGGCTCATCAGCTGACCGGCGCGGGGGTCACGGTCATGGTCCTGGAGGCCGCCGGGGAGGTGGGCGGGCGCATGTGCACCGAGCACCTCGACGGCTTCCGCCTCGACCGGATCGGCCAGTTGCTCTCCACCTCGTACCCGGAGCTGACGCGCACGCCCGGCCTGGACGGCCTGGCGCTGAGCGCGTTCGCGCCCGGGGTGCTCGTGCACAGCGCGGGCCGCCACTACCGGGCGGGCGTGCCACGGAGCACGCGGGGCGCACTCGCAGCAGCGCGCGCCCTGGCGAGCGCCCCCAGGGGAGGCCCGCGGGGCGTGCCCAGGAGCTCCGCGCGGGGCGGCTCCCGCAGCGCCCCGACCCCACTCGGCGGCGCGCTCGACCAGGCCCGGCTCGGCGCGTCGCTCGCCCGGCTCGCCGCGACCCCCGTCGAGCGGCTGCTCGCCCGGCCCGAACTGCCCATCGGGGCCGCCCTGCAGACCCGCGGCCTGCCCGCCCGCACCCTCGACGGGTTCGTGCGCCCGCTGCTCTCCGCGCTGCTCTGCGACCCGGACCTCACCACCTCCAGCCGGTGCGCCGACCTCGCCCTGCGCGGCTTCGCGCGCGGCCGGCTGTGCGTACCGTCGGGGGGCGCCTCGGTGCTGCCGGAGCTGCTCGCGGCCGCGCTGCCGCCGGGCACGGTCCGTACCGGCGTCAAGGTCACCTCGGTCGCCACGACCTCCGTGACCACCGCCGACCACGGTGTCATCGGCTGCCGTTCGCTGCTGCTCGCCACGGACGCGCGGGCCGCCGCCGAGCTGCTGCCCGGGCTTCGGGTGCCGCCGTTCCACCCGGTGACGGTGGTGCACCACACCGCCCCCGCGCCCCCACTGGCCGAGCCCGCGCTGCTGCTCGACGCGGACGGGGGCGGCCCGGTGGCGCACACAGTGGTGATGAGCGAGGTCGACCCGGCGCGCGCGCCGCGCGGGCGGGCGCTCGTGAGCTCCACCGTGCTCGGCCCCCCGCCGCCGGACCTGGAGGCCTCGGTCCTGGCCCATCTGGCCCGGCTGTACGGGACGTCGACGGCGGACTGGGACCTGCTCGCCGTCCGGCACACCCCGGAGGCGGTCCCGGCGATGCCCGCGCCCCACGACGTACGCCGCCCTGTGCGGCTGCTGGCGGGCCTGTACGTGTGCGGGGACCACCGGGACACCAGCACGGTCCAGGGGGCCCTGTACTCGGGCCGCAGGGCCGCGGGGGCGATCCTCTCCGACATGGGCCTGCGCCCGGCGATCCAGGCCCCCTCGACGATCCGCCCGGCGGCCTAG
- a CDS encoding regulator, producing MTERPPQRTPNRQLAALIAEAGFSNAGLARRVDQLGLEHGLDLRYDKTSVTRWLRGQQPRGTTPALIAEVFTRRLGRRLSAQDLGLDACAPVYAGLEFAATPEEAVDIVSGLWRKDSGSHIELRKIAFTPAGLVVPSRDWLIGRADERVGHGDPSPRFAGEAAAAGPPRIPSQGRPGVPRQRSSERGPGQRVTSGDIAALRSVGELFRTLDHAYGGGHARQALVRYLEHEAEPMLRGSYGENIGRRLFAAAADLTRLAGWTSYDIAAHGLAQRYFVQALRLAQAAGDRAYGSYVLVTMSRQAVYLGHGREAVQLARVAQQGVGSSAPPVVQALLHSVEARGHGVLGEIRACTASLVRAERAMEAARPGDDVPHWARFFDDAQLADEFGHCHRDLQQYRAAAQHAERSLQLRAPAYARSRLFCRVVLACARLGLGELDQACALAAEAAQQASEMRSVRATEYVRDFERRLEPYRDAAAVRTYRDRVAALG from the coding sequence ATGACGGAACGACCCCCGCAGCGCACGCCCAACCGGCAGCTAGCCGCGCTCATCGCGGAGGCCGGGTTCTCCAACGCGGGCCTCGCGCGCCGCGTGGACCAGCTCGGCCTGGAGCACGGCCTGGATTTGCGGTACGACAAGACGTCGGTGACCAGGTGGCTGCGCGGGCAGCAGCCGCGCGGCACCACGCCCGCGCTGATCGCCGAGGTGTTCACCCGGCGCCTGGGGCGCAGACTCTCGGCCCAGGACCTGGGGCTCGACGCCTGCGCGCCGGTGTACGCCGGGCTGGAGTTCGCGGCGACCCCGGAGGAGGCCGTCGACATCGTCAGCGGTCTGTGGCGCAAGGACTCCGGCAGCCACATCGAACTCCGCAAGATCGCCTTCACCCCGGCCGGGCTCGTGGTGCCCAGCCGGGACTGGCTGATCGGGCGGGCCGACGAACGCGTCGGCCACGGCGACCCCTCCCCGCGCTTCGCGGGCGAGGCGGCCGCCGCCGGACCGCCGCGCATCCCCAGCCAGGGCCGCCCGGGCGTGCCCCGGCAGCGCAGCTCGGAACGGGGCCCGGGACAGCGCGTGACCAGCGGCGACATCGCGGCCCTGCGCTCGGTCGGGGAGCTCTTCCGCACCCTGGATCACGCCTACGGCGGCGGCCACGCGCGCCAGGCCCTGGTGCGCTATCTGGAGCACGAGGCCGAGCCGATGCTGCGCGGCAGCTACGGCGAGAACATCGGCCGCAGGCTCTTCGCGGCGGCCGCCGACCTCACCCGCCTGGCGGGCTGGACCTCGTACGACATCGCGGCGCACGGTCTGGCGCAGCGGTACTTCGTCCAGGCGCTGCGCCTCGCACAGGCCGCCGGGGACCGGGCGTACGGCTCGTACGTGCTGGTCACGATGAGCCGGCAGGCCGTCTACCTCGGCCATGGCCGGGAGGCGGTCCAGCTGGCGCGGGTGGCCCAGCAGGGCGTCGGCTCCTCGGCGCCGCCGGTCGTCCAGGCGCTGCTGCACTCCGTGGAGGCGCGCGGGCACGGGGTGCTCGGCGAGATCCGGGCGTGCACGGCCTCGCTGGTGCGGGCGGAACGGGCGATGGAGGCGGCCCGGCCGGGCGACGACGTGCCGCACTGGGCGCGGTTCTTCGACGACGCGCAGCTCGCGGACGAGTTCGGGCACTGCCACCGCGACCTCCAGCAGTACCGGGCGGCCGCGCAGCACGCCGAGCGCTCCTTGCAGCTGCGCGCCCCGGCGTACGCCCGCTCGCGGCTCTTCTGCCGGGTGGTCCTGGCCTGCGCCCGGCTCGGCCTCGGCGAGCTCGACCAGGCCTGTGCGCTCGCCGCGGAGGCGGCGCAGCAGGCGAGCGAGATGCGGTCGGTGCGGGCGACGGAGTACGTGCGGGACTTCGAGCGCCGGCTTGAGCCGTATCGGGACGCGGCGGCGGTACGAACGTATCGCGACCGGGTCGCGGCGCTCGGGTAG
- the lipB gene encoding lipoyl(octanoyl) transferase LipB — protein MNELRFVRLGFGDDAVEYQRAWDEQRRVHAARFADEVPDTCLLLEHPPVYTAGRRTDPSERPLDGTPVVDVDRGGKITWHGPGQLVGYPIQKLPRPVDVVAHVRRLEEALIRTAADFGLETTRIEGRSGVWVLGDPVEQRPKVGGLALDFDPRLTDDEFDPRLNGPEYAPSNAGQRREDRKLAAIGIRVAKGVTMHGFALNVNPDNTWFDRIVPCGIRDAGVTSLSYELGREITIADVLPVVEKHLKDILENAELAPREIERATA, from the coding sequence GTGAACGAGCTGCGATTTGTCCGACTGGGTTTCGGCGACGACGCGGTCGAGTACCAGCGGGCCTGGGACGAGCAGCGGCGGGTGCACGCGGCCCGGTTCGCCGATGAGGTCCCGGACACCTGTCTGCTCCTGGAGCACCCGCCGGTCTACACGGCGGGCCGGCGCACGGACCCCAGTGAGCGCCCCCTGGACGGCACGCCCGTCGTGGACGTGGACCGGGGCGGCAAGATCACCTGGCACGGCCCGGGCCAGCTGGTCGGCTACCCGATCCAGAAGCTGCCGCGCCCGGTGGACGTGGTGGCGCATGTGCGCCGCCTGGAGGAGGCGCTGATCCGCACAGCCGCCGACTTCGGCCTGGAGACCACCCGTATCGAGGGCCGCAGCGGGGTGTGGGTGCTCGGCGACCCGGTCGAGCAGCGGCCCAAGGTCGGCGGCCTCGCCCTGGACTTCGACCCCCGGCTCACCGACGACGAGTTCGACCCGCGGCTGAACGGGCCGGAGTACGCGCCCTCCAACGCGGGCCAGCGCCGCGAGGACCGCAAGCTCGCGGCGATCGGGATCCGCGTCGCCAAGGGCGTGACGATGCACGGCTTCGCGCTGAACGTGAACCCGGACAACACCTGGTTCGACCGGATCGTGCCGTGCGGCATCCGCGACGCGGGCGTGACCTCGCTCTCGTACGAACTGGGCCGCGAGATCACGATCGCCGACGTCCTGCCGGTCGTCGAGAAGCACCTCAAGGACATCCTGGAGAACGCGGAACTGGCGCCCAGGGAGATCGAACGCGCTACCGCCTAG
- the lipA gene encoding lipoyl synthase: protein MSAVAPDGRKMLRLEVRNSQTPIERKPEWIKTRAKMGPEYTKMQSLVKSEGLHTVCQEAGCPNIFECWEDREATFLIGGDQCTRRCDFCQIDTGKPEALDRDEPRRVGESVVTMDLNYATITGVARDDLADGGAWLYAETVRQIHAQTADRADGRTKVELLAPDFNAVPEQLAEVFSSRPEVFAHNVETVPRIFKRIRPGFRYERSLDVITQARDYGLVTKSNLILGMGETREEVSEALQHLHDAGCELITITQYLRPSVRHHPVERWVKPQEFVELKEEADEIGFSGVMSGPLVRSSYRAGRLFQQAMERRGEAVSPSASTEGTAVGV from the coding sequence GTGTCCGCAGTCGCACCCGACGGACGCAAGATGCTGCGCCTGGAGGTCCGGAACAGCCAGACCCCCATCGAGCGCAAGCCCGAGTGGATCAAGACCCGGGCGAAGATGGGCCCCGAGTACACCAAGATGCAGAGCCTGGTGAAGAGCGAGGGGCTGCACACGGTCTGCCAGGAGGCGGGCTGTCCCAACATCTTCGAGTGCTGGGAGGACCGCGAGGCGACCTTCCTCATCGGCGGTGACCAGTGCACGCGGCGCTGCGACTTCTGCCAGATCGACACGGGCAAGCCCGAGGCGCTGGACCGCGACGAGCCCCGCCGTGTGGGCGAGTCCGTGGTCACCATGGACCTGAACTACGCCACGATCACCGGCGTCGCCCGCGACGACCTGGCGGACGGCGGCGCCTGGCTGTACGCGGAGACCGTGCGCCAGATCCACGCGCAGACGGCCGACCGCGCCGACGGCCGCACCAAGGTCGAGCTGCTCGCGCCCGACTTCAACGCGGTGCCGGAGCAGCTGGCCGAGGTCTTCTCGTCCCGCCCCGAGGTCTTCGCGCACAACGTCGAGACGGTGCCGCGGATCTTCAAGCGGATCCGCCCCGGCTTCCGCTACGAGCGCTCGCTCGACGTCATCACCCAGGCGCGCGACTACGGCCTGGTGACCAAGTCGAACCTGATCCTCGGCATGGGCGAGACCCGCGAGGAGGTCAGCGAGGCGCTCCAGCACCTGCACGACGCGGGCTGCGAGCTGATCACGATCACGCAGTACCTGCGACCTTCGGTGCGCCACCACCCCGTGGAGCGCTGGGTGAAGCCGCAGGAGTTCGTGGAGCTCAAGGAGGAGGCCGACGAGATCGGCTTCTCCGGTGTGATGTCGGGCCCGCTGGTCCGCTCCTCGTACCGCGCGGGCCGGCTGTTCCAGCAGGCGATGGAGCGCCGGGGCGAGGCGGTTTCGCCGTCGGCCTCCACGGAGGGCACCGCCGTCGGCGTGTGA
- a CDS encoding DUF4191 domain-containing protein: MARKENADTTANPGRLKQIALTYKMTRKADSKVGLVVAAVGIVTFGVFLALGFWIDHPFYLGILGFLLAFLAMAIVFGRRAERAAFGQMEGQPGAAAAVLQNIGRGWTTTPAVAMNRSQDVVHRAVGKAGIVLVAEGNPNRVKSLLAAEKKKMARIVVDVPVHDVMVGDGEGQVPLKKLRTTLLKLPRVLAGPQVTAANDRLRAMGDLMSNMPLPKGPMPKGMRMPRGGKAR, encoded by the coding sequence ATGGCGAGGAAGGAAAACGCAGACACTACTGCGAACCCCGGGCGACTGAAGCAGATCGCCCTGACGTACAAGATGACCCGCAAGGCCGACTCGAAGGTCGGTCTCGTCGTCGCGGCAGTGGGAATCGTCACCTTCGGTGTCTTCCTCGCGCTCGGGTTCTGGATCGATCACCCCTTCTACCTGGGCATTCTCGGCTTCCTGCTGGCCTTCCTCGCCATGGCGATCGTCTTCGGACGCCGTGCCGAGCGCGCTGCCTTCGGGCAGATGGAAGGACAGCCGGGGGCCGCGGCCGCGGTGCTCCAGAACATCGGCCGCGGCTGGACGACGACCCCGGCGGTGGCGATGAACCGCAGCCAGGACGTCGTGCACCGGGCGGTCGGCAAGGCCGGCATCGTGCTGGTGGCCGAGGGCAACCCGAACCGCGTGAAGTCGCTGCTGGCGGCCGAGAAGAAGAAGATGGCGCGGATCGTGGTGGACGTCCCCGTCCACGACGTGATGGTCGGCGACGGAGAGGGCCAGGTGCCCTTGAAGAAGCTCCGCACCACACTGCTGAAGCTCCCGCGCGTCCTGGCGGGGCCGCAGGTCACCGCGGCCAACGACCGGCTGCGCGCGATGGGCGACCTGATGAGCAACATGCCGCTTCCCAAGGGGCCGATGCCCAAGGGGATGCGGATGCCGCGCGGCGGGAAGGCGCGCTGA
- a CDS encoding RDD family protein codes for MDNRQAIGSWLSGPKAAAEEMGVDFGYRGEQLGLPEEGPGAIAPLGRRFGAIFIDWSVSALIAYGLLAHRSLHLTNNWALVVFLVMSILTVGTVGSTPGKRLLRLRLIAEGGGRLSFPRSLLRSVLLCLAIPALVWDRDGRGLHDRLARAIQVRI; via the coding sequence GTGGACAACAGGCAAGCAATCGGATCGTGGCTCTCCGGGCCCAAGGCGGCGGCCGAGGAGATGGGCGTCGACTTCGGTTACCGCGGCGAACAGCTCGGGCTGCCGGAGGAGGGGCCGGGCGCCATCGCCCCCCTGGGTCGGCGCTTCGGTGCCATCTTCATCGACTGGTCGGTGAGCGCCCTGATCGCATACGGGCTGCTCGCGCACCGCAGTCTCCACCTCACCAACAACTGGGCGCTCGTCGTCTTCCTGGTGATGAGCATCCTGACCGTCGGCACGGTCGGGTCCACCCCCGGCAAGCGCCTCCTGCGTCTGCGCCTGATCGCCGAGGGCGGCGGCCGCCTCAGCTTCCCGCGCTCGCTCCTGCGCAGCGTCCTGCTCTGCCTCGCCATCCCGGCCCTGGTCTGGGACCGCGACGGCCGAGGCCTCCACGACCGCCTGGCGCGAGCGATCCAGGTCCGGATCTAA
- the glnA gene encoding type I glutamate--ammonia ligase: MFQNADDAKKFIKDNDVKMVDVRFCDLPGVMQHFTIPATAFDPSEELAFDGSSIRGFQAIHESDMALRADLSTARVDPFRRDKTLNINFFIHDPITGEQYSRDPRNIAKKAEAYLASTGIADTAYFGPEAEFYVFDSVRFATTANEGFYHIDSEAGAWNTGATEDNRGYKVRYKGGYFPAPPVDHFADLRAEISLELEKSGLQVERQHHEVGTAGQAEINYKFNTLLAAADDLMLFKYIVKNVAWRNGKTATFMPKPIFGDNGSGMHVHQSLWTGGEPLFYDEQGYAGLSDTARYYIGGILKHAPSLLAFTNPTVNSYHRLVPGFEAPVNLVYSQRNRSAAMRIPITGSNPKAKRVEFRAPDPSSNPYLAFSALLLAGLDGIKNKIEPAEPIDKDLYELAPEEHAGVPQVPTSLPAVLEALEADNEYLQAGGVFTSDLIETWIDYKRTSEIAPIQLRPHPHEFELYFDI, translated from the coding sequence ATGTTCCAGAACGCCGACGACGCCAAGAAGTTCATCAAGGACAACGACGTCAAGATGGTCGACGTCCGGTTCTGTGACCTTCCCGGCGTGATGCAGCACTTCACGATTCCGGCGACGGCGTTCGACCCGTCCGAGGAGCTGGCCTTCGACGGCTCGTCGATCCGCGGCTTCCAGGCCATCCACGAGTCCGACATGGCGCTGCGCGCCGACCTGTCGACCGCGCGCGTGGACCCCTTCCGCCGCGACAAGACGCTGAACATCAACTTCTTCATCCACGACCCGATCACGGGCGAGCAGTACAGCCGCGACCCGCGCAACATCGCCAAGAAGGCCGAGGCCTACCTCGCGTCGACCGGCATCGCGGACACGGCGTACTTCGGCCCCGAGGCCGAGTTCTACGTCTTCGACAGCGTGCGCTTCGCCACCACGGCGAACGAGGGCTTCTACCACATCGACTCCGAGGCCGGCGCCTGGAACACCGGTGCGACCGAGGACAACCGCGGCTACAAGGTCCGCTACAAGGGCGGCTACTTCCCGGCCCCGCCGGTCGACCACTTCGCCGACCTGCGTGCCGAGATCTCCCTGGAGCTGGAGAAGTCCGGCCTCCAGGTCGAGCGCCAGCACCACGAGGTGGGCACGGCGGGCCAGGCCGAGATCAACTACAAGTTCAACACGCTGCTGGCCGCGGCCGACGACCTGATGCTCTTCAAGTACATCGTGAAGAACGTCGCGTGGCGCAACGGCAAGACCGCGACCTTCATGCCGAAGCCGATCTTCGGCGACAACGGCTCGGGCATGCACGTCCACCAGTCCCTGTGGACCGGCGGCGAGCCGCTCTTCTACGACGAGCAGGGCTACGCGGGCCTGTCGGACACCGCCCGCTACTACATCGGCGGCATCCTCAAGCACGCCCCGTCGCTGCTCGCCTTCACCAACCCGACGGTGAACTCGTACCACCGCCTGGTCCCCGGCTTCGAGGCCCCGGTCAACCTGGTCTACTCGCAGCGCAACCGCTCGGCCGCGATGCGCATCCCGATCACGGGCTCGAACCCGAAGGCCAAGCGCGTCGAGTTCCGCGCCCCGGACCCGTCGTCCAACCCGTACCTCGCCTTCTCGGCGCTGCTCCTCGCGGGCCTCGACGGCATCAAGAACAAGATCGAGCCGGCCGAGCCGATCGACAAGGACCTCTACGAGCTCGCCCCCGAGGAGCACGCGGGCGTCCCCCAGGTCCCGACCTCCCTCCCGGCGGTGCTGGAGGCCCTGGAGGCCGACAACGAGTACCTCCAGGCGGGCGGCGTCTTCACGTCCGACCTGATCGAGACGTGGATCGACTACAAGCGCACGTCGGAGATCGCCCCGATCCAGCTGCGGCCGCACCCGCACGAGTTCGAGCTGTACTTCGACATCTAA